Sequence from the Hamadaea flava genome:
GCCGGAGCAAGCGTCGCCCCCTGGCCGTCGGTGCGGCTGCGGGAGGCGATCAGGTGCCAGCCGAAAGTGCGTGCGGTGACCGCAGGCAGCATCGAGCATCGTCCTAGGTCAACGGTCTCAGACATGTCGCGGCGGAGCGGCTTCTAATGCCGGCAGCAGCCCAGTGAATCTACGCGGCTTCGGAGACCATCCCCTCGTACTTCACCAGTCGACTGCGGACGAGGCGAAGGGCCGCACGGTGCGCGACAATGCGGCGATGGACCATCACCGGCGCTGCCGTCTTTCGGCCGACGACGGGGAGGTGGAGCTTGCCGGGCCGCCGGCTGCGCTACGCGCGCTCGCCCGCTTGCTACGCCAACATCCCGAGCCCATTGAGGTGGCGATCACCGGTGGGGTTGTCTGTCAAGAGGCGACCGCCGGCCCGCTGCTCGTCCGCCTGCAAGCCGGGACCACGCTGCACTTCTCTGGTGGTCGCGAGTATCTCGATATCATCTGGGATGCGCTCGACGGCGTGGCTGAGCAAACCGAGACCGCCGATGACCAGACAGTGAACCGGCATCAGCACATCGAATACCTTCCTGGGGACCACTACCGGTCGCCGGACTCGGTTCCGCTGGTCATCGTGGCCGACTGGCCCGACGCACCGCTCCCGTAACACACCCTCGGCCGATCCGCGCGAAACATTTTCCAGGAGGCGGTCCATTAACACGACGGCCTGCCCGAGTCTCGACAACGTCCTAGAGTGTGCCAGTGACCGAAGAACCGTCGCGACCAGCCGGCTCCTGCACCTGCCTCGAAATGACGTCCCGCCGACCGCAGAAGCCGACGCGCTTTCACGCCGAAAGGCAGGACGTACGCGCACCAGGCTGGATCCGGTTATTGGAGCTGATCGAGCAGGCGGCCGCTGACGGTCGGGAGGTCTTCACCCCACTGACCGACCTCACCCCGGAACAGCGCAGACAGGTCATAACGTTGCCACCGACGATCGCCAAGCTGACGGCGGTTAGGCACCTCGGGCTCTACGGCAGCAATCTGGTGCGCATCCCGCCGGAGATCGGCGCCATGTCGAGCCTGGAGATGTTCGACCCGTATACGTCCCCGCGGCTGCACTGGTTCCCCTACGAGATCACTCACTGCACCCAGCTCACCGGAAGCAGGGTGAGCACCCGGCGAATCTACGGCAACTACAAATACCGGTCGCACTTCCCGCAATTGACCGATTCTGCGTCGGAGTTCGACCTCGACGACTTGGACCCAGGCGTATGGGGAGCCGCGGCGATCAGAACGTGCAGTGTTTGCGGCCAGGCGGTCACCAGCGCAAATCTACGACAAGTCTGGATCTCCCTCTGGACCTCCGGCGCAGACGTCCTGCCGCTGCTGGTAAACGCCTGCTCACAGGAGTGCGTCGAGACCCTTCCCGAACCCACCAAAGGCTATGTCCCGCAACCACACCGAGGTGGCCCTGACATCAAACAGCCAGCGCCTGGTCACCACCCGTTGACGGAATGAATCGGGCGTCAATGTCGACGTGGGAAGGCGCTCGGCTTCGGCAAGCTCGACAACACACTTACCGTAGGGTGCGCCGATGGGCTACTTCGGTTCCATCCTGCTGACCCGGTCGAGCACTCGTGCCGCCCTCCTGCCTTACATCGACCGCATCGGCGTGCAGCACCGCCACCTGCGCGAACTCCGCGACGGCTGGCAGATCCTGGAGACTTCCAACCTGATCTCGGACCCACCTGACCTCGTGGCGGCTTTGCAAGATCTCACCATCGCGTGGAATGCGCCCGCTCTGGCCGCGTACGTCAACGACGGCGACTGCGCCCAAGTGCACTGGTCGCTGCCCGGCACGCCGGTGTCGTCAGTGCACCTGCCGCAGCCGGCGTCCACCGACGACTGCGGATACATGCACCGCCCCGCTAACATCCTCACCCGAGCCGCCGCCGACGTCGCCGGTGACCTCACCACCTGGGCCGCCGTATGCGGACTCCCGGTCGCCCAGCGCCGACTGGTCCGCACCATTGGCTACGACTATCAGGAGGGCGAATACCTTAGCACCGACGACCAAGTCTTCGAACTGATCCGATCCCTCGGATTCGCCGACATCCCAGTATCTCGGCCCTACACGGTGGACCCCTATGCGCAACCGTTCGACGTCGTGACCCTGAACATGATCGGACTTGCATTCCGTGCGCACAGCCAAGCCGCCGCCCGCCGCCAGGGCTACGCCGAACTCGCCGGCCCCGAACAATCGTGGGAAGCCGAAGCCATCCGCCTGTCGGCGGACGTGTTCGCCGCCGCATTCGCCGACGAAGCCGATCTCCAGGCACTCGCCGAACGTGCCCTGTGGGTTCAAACCGCAGAGACAGCCGCCCGGGAGGGAACGGCTCCGCCGCCTCGCGAAGCCGAACCTGGTGTCACCAACACGATCCGGCTCGCCGCCGACCTCGCCGCATCGCAACTGGCAATGCACCGCCGACGGCCCTCTGTCTTCGACCGCGACTACCACGCGGGCACCGGCAAGTGGCCGGAGTTGACCGGCGATCAGGCATGATGCGTACGGCTGCCCAACATTCGTTGGTTCGCCACAGCCCGGCGCGGAGCAGTGCGCGCTGAACGGCACGAGCGGTTCCCTTGATCGCACGACGGTCAGGGCGCGCCACGGCGCCGAAGGCAAAGGATTAGTCTGCCGCGGTGCCGCTGACGTTCCCCTCGCACGCTGCAATGCCGTTGCCGCTGAAGCTGTGGTGGCCGCGCTGGTTTGATGGGGTGGCACTCGTCGCCGGGGCGGCCTCGCCTGATCTCGCGTACGCCCTGGACGGGTCGGGGCTGCCGGTGTTCCCGTTGTCGCACCAGTGGCCAGGCGTGGTGCTGTTCTGCCTGCCGGTGACGCTGGTCTGCGCGGCAGTGGTGCGCCGGGCGGCGCCGGTGGTCGCCGCACACTTGCCGCGACGACCAGCCGTGTTGGCGCTGCGCGACTACGGCGTGCTCGGCGCGTACCGGCACGCCATCCTGGTAAGCGCTGCGTCAGCGCTGATTGCCGCAGCGAGCCACCTGGTCTGGGACCGGTTGACCGAACACACGCCCGCACTGGACTTGGTCTCCACCGCCGGCGGCGCGCTCGTGACGCTGGCACTGGCCGTGCACCTCGGCAGGCACCGGCTACTACGCCGCTGGCATGGCGCGCCGCCGGCACGGCGGACCAGGCCTGGCCTTGTTCTGGACAGTAGCCGTCGCGGTCACAACCGCTGGAACCGTGCTCACATTCCAGCTACCCGGCGCGTTCCTGCTGCACACCACCGGCGCACGACTACTCGTCAGCCTCGGCCTTGGACTCGCCACCGCAGCGGCCGTGACCGTCGTCGCCCCGCAGCGGCCAGCGCACAGCGAACCCGTAATCGTGCCGAAGTAAGACTTTCACTCGATCCACGGCAGGACAGAGCGTCTCATCCGCGATCGCCACCAGCGCCTACAGGCCGTGAGAACCAACCTCAACGACGCTGCGTGCCCCCGCCGCACGCATCATCCACCTCAACGTGCCGACAGCCGCAGGGTCCTCAAACACCTCGACTTCAATCCAGAACTCCGAATCATCGTCGGCACCGCCGTTCCACCAGCGCCAGGAACGCTGCATGTCGGATGAGTAGTCAAACCATCCGATCCAGCTGGCGAAGGTCCACGGCCGCTCAGCTTCGTAGCGGAGCTTCCCCGCTTCGTCGAGCACCCTCCAAGCTCGTAGCGCCTCCTCCGCCTCGGCCTTAGACAGCTCCGGGGCGCACGCACGCACGAACCAGTCCGGCATGTGGGCCTTCCAGTCCTCAACGCTGACAGGTAGCTCACCTCGCGGCGGGATCCAGTGGGTGACCGCAATCAACAACTCCTTGCAACGATCAAGCGAGGACTGCGAGCGACCATCGGTCTCACCGACAAAGCGTCGGAGCACACCCTCCGGACTCCCTTGAGGACCACGGAGGATACGGACTCCTTCAACCGTGCGCGTCATGCAGCCAGTCTCCCAGGACGACACGGCAAGACTCGCGACTACCAATCTTGGAGGCAATATGTTCGACCACTCGATCGCTGGCAGATCTGCATACTCAAGGGGCCAGGTCTATAGCGGACTTGGCTATGTACCTGCCGCCAGCGCAAATTTGCGAACAGACCGTGTCCATGGACGGGCTTGAACCCACCTACACCCGCAATGACCAGCCAGCTAGCCACAAGAGCGGAAGCCGCGAGGTGCACCTCTGCACCTTGGCCTTCCGGAGCAGCCTCGGAGCTACAGCGCCCTCCACCGTTCGAACAGACTGGGTGGCAGGGGGGATTTGAACCCCCATTTGTCGCACCCATGAGCAAGATGGGTGTTCATGTGATCGACGCTACGGGTCGATCATGGACCACATCAAGCATCAATCGTCGATGCACTTTCCGTGCCGACCTCGGTGTTTGGCTCGTCTTCACCGGCTAGCCGGGACGTTACGACGCATCGAGCCGGCCGTCGCATTCGTGCGCGCGGTGACCGCAGGCAGCATCGAGCATCGTCCGAGGTCAGCCGTCTCAGGCATGTCGCGACGGAGCGGGTTCTAGTGCCTCGAGGAACACAGTCGTGTTCGAGATCGGTTTTGCTGCTCAGGCAATCGCGACTCAGCAGGAGCCCAAGCGTGCGGGGCTTGGTTCCGCCTCATTGGTCACCGCGCTCGGTCGGCTTCGGCTTGGCAACCCTGCGCGGCGCACCGATATGTTGAGCCGCCCTAGGCAGCTTCGAACGCGCTAGCGAGACGAGCGCGAGTTCATTGGCGCCGGGCGAGATATTCCCGCAGCCCTGGGGGCCACAGTTCCAGATCTCGGTCGACCAGATCGGCGGCGTCGGCCGTCGGTCCTTCGATCCGGTGCAGCTCCGGCTTATTCAACGCCCGGCCGGGCAGTACCCGATGCTCGCACTCGCGGCGGAACGGAAAGGACCAGTGCACGAGCCGTCCGCATACCCGGCCGTTGACGACCAGCTCGGACCGCGGCAACCAGCGCCACCGGCCGCCGACCATCGTCATCTCAAGCAGGAAGCTGTCTGGGTAGGCCCACCGCGGATCGGTCACTACGATCGCCGAACCGGACTGCATCAGCATCGGCTGGGTGGTGGCCTCGACCAAGGCCGCTCGCGTCGTGTCGTCCTCGATGGTGATGCGCTGCATCAGTTCGGCTGCTTCGGGTGCGTCGATGTCGCCGTACACGTTGTAGAACGAGGCTGCCATGCCGTGCCCGAGCGCGTCGTGTAGTGCCGGCATCTCTGCGGCGGTCCAGAAGAGGAGCCGCTTCACCGGCCATGCCAACGGCCACGCCGCGCGCAGGAGCCCACCCCAGCGGCTGACCGGAACCTGTGTCAGCAACGTGCCAAGCAGGTCCGCAGCATCGTTGCAGTGCTCGAAGTGGTCCATGGCCAGCCCGTACGTGCCTGATTCGGTGACGGGGTCGGGGCCGTGGACGAGCATGGCGGCGTACTGGCGCAGGATCCAGTCGCGCAGCCGGCGGTCGGCTTGGTTCCAGATGAAGCCCAGGTACATCAGTGCCGAGTACGACGGATACTGCTGATGGAACAGGACCAGGACTGCCGCAGCCTCAGGTGACGCCTCGGTGAGGTACACGTCGTGGCCGTCGGGCTCGACGGTTCCGGACTCGATGACGTCGCCTACGGCCGAGTACAACTCGTTGTCGACGGTCGCGCGGTCGATGCCGAGCACAATGAGCTCTCGATCCCAGTCGGCGCTGCCGATCGGCGGCGGGATGTCAGCGGCCGACGGCAACGCGGGCAACTGCATGGACACCCGGCGAAGGCTATACCGCCATGCCATCAACATCACATGGACTTTTACCGGACCGGAAGTGTCACGGGGTACGCAAACGGCGGCCGGGGACAGGGTCAGGGCGTTGCCGATAGCCTCCACGGGTGACGACCCGAGACGATTGACGTTAATGGTCGTTGTGCCTCGACGGAGTCGGCCAGGGGCATGGGCAGGACGCGTAGCGTTCGGCGTGTTCGTTGCCGTCGGATGCCGTGGTCGGCGGGAATGCCGGGATCAGTAACCCGCGCCCGATGGGAAATGGAGTCCGAGAATGTGTTCGGATCATCGCCGTCCGCGCTCGGCGAGCTCCATGGTAGGACCGATCACAGTCTAGCGTTGGGATCCCTGCTGGTCACTCGGCCATACGAATGTGTTGACCTGCTGTTTCTGTCCGCTAGCCTTGCGCGGCACCTTTGTGGGCAAGGGGGAAGCGGATGACGGTTGGCGGCCAGAAGAACGTTGACTACGAACTGGAATTGTGGGCACGGACCCTCTTGGTCGGCTCACGCATGCCAAGCGTCGCGGAGAAGGTCAGGGCTTTCCGGATTCTTGCGCATGCGAGTCCGCGTTCCTACCAGGCGCGCTTGGCCCGGGCGCTCGTCGAGCTGAGCTGGGACGGCAGGGACAGGTCGCCACATGCACGGTTGGCCCTGCTGGAGGAGGCAGCCTCCGCTGCGCGTGGCGTGCCGCAGGGCGAGCCGGGGAGAGCCGAACTCGTCATCGACGTCCTCGACTCGTACCAGATCACTCTCTACGAGGTGGGCCGCCGGGCCGAAGGGCTCGCTGTCCGGGAAGAGATGGCCGCCGTGAGCCGCATGGCTGTGACGGCCGGAGCGGGTCCGATGGTCAAGGGTCTGCGATCCTTGGCTCACGGGTTTGCTGAGGAGCAGCGCCATCGCGAGGCGGCGGAGCTGCTCGCGGAGGTTGTGGACGCAACGCCCACGAAGGACGTCGGCGGTACGTCGATATGGGACCGGCTGAGCCTATGCGCGGAGCTTGACGCGGGTGGCCAGACGAACGCGGCGGTCACCGCACTCGGCGACATTCTGGACGAGCACCGCGCCGGCCTTCTTGACGACAAGACATCGGTGAGCAACGTGTTCCACATCCTCGTCTGGTACACGGTCTTACTCGATCGCGCATCGCGGCCGCACGACGCCGACCGGGCGCGGCGTGAAGCGCTCGGATTAGCCCGCAGACTGGCCAAGAACGGCGAACCCAAGAACTGGAGCGGCGCTCAGTACACCATGGCCGGCATCCTGCTCGCCGTCCAGGCACAAGATGCGGAACCCGCGGCGCCTGGGCAGCCTCGGCCCGCGTTCGGCTTGGACATGGCCTACTGGTCACGCGACCTGCGCACCCGCTACGTCCAAGACACCGGGGCAGCCCGTTGCGGTGTCGCCGCGACGGATCGGCCTGGCACGCTCCTTCAGACCGCCCAACGTGAGACACGCTTACCTGAGATCGCCGTGCTGCGACGCAGGCTGGCCATCCGCACCGCAGCGTACTGGCTATGGCACCACGGTTACCGGTTCCTGGAGCCGACGCTGCCGGCCTTCAACGACAGCGTCACGGCCGCGCGCATGTGGCACTCCACAGACGCTCCGAGAAGGCGGCCAGCCCTCGCCCGGGCACTTACCGACAGAGCGATGCTGCTCATCACCGGTCACCACTACACCGAGGCGCTCACCGACTATGAGGAAGCGCTGTACCTCATGGGCACGAAATGAGCAGTTCGCACTCGACCGAGAATCGGGTATCTCCGCGTGCCGTTTCTAATCCGAGCCGAATCGTCGTGGCACCGCTTGGGCCGGTACGGGCATCCTGGTCGCCGTGCTAGTCGTGCAACGTGTCCGGGTCCGCTGAGCTGCTCGTGCCCGCGGAACGACCCATGCCCCGTCCGGCGTCGGACGGTGGCGTGTTCGGCATCGCTTGGTCGGCGACACGCTGCGTTTGTAGAGATCGGTGGCGTCGGCATCTGGTTTGCCTCTTGGCCGACCATCCATGGTGCGCATGTGTAGTAAGTACGCGTACTGTTCGGCCTACCGACGCCCAATGGGAGCTGCCGGCGCACGACCAGCCGCGTGGACGGATGCTTCCGAAGGTCCGGCCAGCGACCTGTCATCATGCAGGCAGCCGCCCGCCGCGGCGACCGAGAGTGGAGGCTTCATACCAGCTGCGTTGACCAGGCGAGCACGTTCGTTCCTCGGTGTGCACGGGCACCGCCTACACACCGAGACGAGCCCGGCTGTACGCGATCACTGGACGAAGCATGGCATTCCGCCATCGGTGATCGAACGGATGGCGGCATACGAGGCACAATGGGGCGGATGGCTGCTGCCCCCAGCGCCGCGCTACAACGGCGGCCCCAAGGTGTTCCACAGCGACATGCCCGAGATCGACGACGCGGGCAACTGGTGGTTCGACGCGGGCGATCCGCGGGTCTCGACGTGGTACGGGTTCCAGATCGGCCCTGACAATGAATTCTGCATCGACGACCGCGCTCATCGAATCACTCTGCACAGCTCAATCACGGGATGGATCGAGTCCGCGGCGTTGGCGTACGAGGTTCAGCGGTGGGCGCCGCGCAGTGTCACAGTGCGCGGGCCGGCCGTCGACGAAATCGACCTGTCCAGCATGGAGCCGTTCATAGAGGTCGCAGGAGTGTCGGACGGATGGTGGCGCAGAGCGGACACGGTGATCGCCGTGTACCGGGGCGAAGCCTGGCTCCTGGATCGCCCCGAGGAGCAGATCGCCACCATCTACAGCGGCATCACCGAACCTGAGATCTACCTGGATTACTGACCGCCCGGCAGCGTGAAAGTGGGTCGCGACAATGAATCGCATGCGGGCTGATGCCGTGTGCCTACCTTGGTCGGGCACGGCATGCCGGAAGATGCGTGAGGAGGTTGTGGTGCCGGTGAACCGCGACCAGACGGGCGACGAAACACAGGTCGGCCAGGCGATGGGAACGGTGCATTGCAGAGCAACGATCAGGCTCGTGTGCGTCCTCGCAAGCGTGGCGTTATGGACCTGCCTTGGATCAGTTCGATCCTGGCGACTCGAAGTAAGCGCGTAGCTTGTTCGCGTATGGCAAGCGGTCGTCGGCTGGGGTGAAGTCCTGCTGCGGGTGAGTGAAGTAGAGGTCATCTCCGACGTACCGCGGGAAGACATGCATGTGGTAGTGCCACCGGTCTTGGTTTCCGGCGGGCTCGTTGTGCTGGCGTAGAGAGGTTCCAGCACAGCCGTAGGTCTGCCGAATGGCGATCGCGATCTCGCGCGCGAGGTCGTGGATCGCGTGCCCGTAGCGAGGCGGCAGGTCATACAGGTTCTCGTAGTGGGCGTTTGGCACGATCATCACGTGACCGTGATTCTTCGGCCACCATCGGGGCGAAACAAACGCTGTAGCCAACTCGACGCGCCGCACGACATCACGCTGCGTTCGCCATTCATCCTCACCGCCCATCACCAGTCGGCAGAAGGGACACACATAGTCAGACGGTGCGTGGTTGAACATGACACCTCTCATGATCCGCAGTGGAGAGGAGACGGAGGGCCCACTTTAGCTTCCGGCCCAGACCGAGAACTTACGAGACCAGCTGAGCTCGTCTACCGGTCTGAGCTGCATCCTGCTAGTCACGAACTGGCGGCCAGCCGATCCTCCCGACGCCTGATGTGTATCGGGAGGATAGGCCGCGCGGCAACGTCGACCTGCTCCGCAGAACGCATCCTGTTGCGGGCATGACGTCATGACGTCACAAGATCAGCGCCAGAGCCCGTGCGCACGTATGCATCTGTGCGCATTCGCCCATACGCCGACACCGCCCCGCTTGCGCCCAGGTCAGACACGGGTCGGGTCGAACCACACGTCTTCATAACCGGGTGCGATGACGAACCCCCAGCCCGGCGGCAGCGCGAGATACGGCACGACCTCGGGCCACCGCTCGTGCAGATGCGCGGTATGCCACGGCACGTGGAAGTCGTCCGCCTCCGAGTATTCGCCGGTCCACAGATACCAGCCGGTGGTCCCACCTTCGACGGAGTGGCGAATGCCGTAAACCGGCCAGTCCGCCGACGACAGCCCAATGCGCCACGACCCGCCACCTGGCCCGCGAGACAGCATGCTGCGCGAGACCCCGGTGTTCCGCACCGCGGACGCCGCGACGTGCAGGACCTCGAAGCGGCGGCAGAGCTCTACCTGCTCGAGTGTGACGTCCCCGGATACGGCCATCCGTGGAACCTAACCGATTCAGCGCCTGCGGCGGCGGTCCACCTTGATCCGGTCCGCTGGGCGAAGCGCAACTCCAGCGCCAAGGTGCACGCCAAGCCGGCCCAACCAACGCGCCCCCTCGACGATTTCCGGTCAGGGCGGCTTGACACCTAGACAGCCAATGCTTAGGTTGCCTAGGTATGGACGTGCGAGGTCACCTCGATCTTCTGCTTCTCGCCGTATTGGCCGATACCGGCCCAGCGCACGGATACGCCGTGATCGCGGCGTTGCGTGAGCGCTCGCAGGGCGTCTTCGATCTGCCGGAAGGAACCGTCTATCCGGCGTTGCACCGGTTGGAGAACGCCGGCCTGGTGGTCAGCCGTTGGGAACAGGCAACACCACGCCGACGCCGAGTCTACGAACTGACCGGC
This genomic interval carries:
- a CDS encoding HIT family protein — its product is MFNHAPSDYVCPFCRLVMGGEDEWRTQRDVVRRVELATAFVSPRWWPKNHGHVMIVPNAHYENLYDLPPRYGHAIHDLAREIAIAIRQTYGCAGTSLRQHNEPAGNQDRWHYHMHVFPRYVGDDLYFTHPQQDFTPADDRLPYANKLRAYFESPGSN
- a CDS encoding leucine-rich repeat domain-containing protein, which translates into the protein MTEEPSRPAGSCTCLEMTSRRPQKPTRFHAERQDVRAPGWIRLLELIEQAAADGREVFTPLTDLTPEQRRQVITLPPTIAKLTAVRHLGLYGSNLVRIPPEIGAMSSLEMFDPYTSPRLHWFPYEITHCTQLTGSRVSTRRIYGNYKYRSHFPQLTDSASEFDLDDLDPGVWGAAAIRTCSVCGQAVTSANLRQVWISLWTSGADVLPLLVNACSQECVETLPEPTKGYVPQPHRGGPDIKQPAPGHHPLTE
- a CDS encoding PadR family transcriptional regulator — protein: MDVRGHLDLLLLAVLADTGPAHGYAVIAALRERSQGVFDLPEGTVYPALHRLENAGLVVSRWEQATPRRRRVYELTGDGRHARVAKQREWHSFIHSVQAVVGSVAVRGLA
- a CDS encoding Imm32 family immunity protein → MRDNAAMDHHRRCRLSADDGEVELAGPPAALRALARLLRQHPEPIEVAITGGVVCQEATAGPLLVRLQAGTTLHFSGGREYLDIIWDALDGVAEQTETADDQTVNRHQHIEYLPGDHYRSPDSVPLVIVADWPDAPLP
- a CDS encoding immunity protein Imm33 domain-containing protein, whose translation is MAVSGDVTLEQVELCRRFEVLHVAASAVRNTGVSRSMLSRGPGGGSWRIGLSSADWPVYGIRHSVEGGTTGWYLWTGEYSEADDFHVPWHTAHLHERWPEVVPYLALPPGWGFVIAPGYEDVWFDPTRV